The following proteins come from a genomic window of Leguminivora glycinivorella isolate SPB_JAAS2020 chromosome 6, LegGlyc_1.1, whole genome shotgun sequence:
- the LOC125227418 gene encoding uncharacterized protein LOC125227418 produces the protein MVSFDVQSLFTNLPVKDCIEIVKKRLREQNMSENYAKLLEHCLTSGYLLWNGEFYLQVDGVAMGSPVSPVVADIFMEDFEERALSLAAVQPKIFKRKPTHTDRYLNGKSHHHPSQLATVGKSLFQRAQRICDDQHLTAELRHARQALLANELKIPRVKQKARLKIPTVERRPAILPFVRGVTDRISHILKRASIKTYFKPMKKMSQFLRPVKCQTPLQSAGVYR, from the exons ATGGTCAGTTTTGATGTTCAGTCGCTATTTACGAATCTACCGGTGAAAGACTGCATTGAAATTGTCAAGAAGAGGTTGAGAGAGCAGAACATGTCTGAGAACTACGCCAAGTTGTTGGAACATTGCCTCACATCGGGCTACTTGCTATGGAATGGTGAATTCTACCTTCAAGTGGACGGCGTGGCAATGGGGTCTCCGGTGTCTCCAGTAGTCGCCGACATCTTCATGGAGGACTTTGAGGAGAGAGCGCTCTCATTGGCTGCCGTCCAGCCGAAGATATTTAAA AGAAAAcctactcatactgataggtacttaaatggcaaatcccaccaccatcccagtcaactagctactgtaggcaaatctttgtttcagagagcccaaagaatatgtgacgaccaacatttgaccgcggagcttcgacatgccaggcaggcgctgttggcgaacgagctcaagataccgcgtgtcaagcagaaggcccgtttgaagatccctacagtcgagcgccggcctgcaattctcccttttgttagaggggtcacagataggatcagccacatcttgaaacgggcttctattaaaacttatttcaagcctatgaagaagatgtcccaattcctgaggcctgtgaaatgtcaaactcctctacaaagcgcgggagtgtacagg